One window of Thiomicrorhabdus lithotrophica genomic DNA carries:
- a CDS encoding DUF6988 family protein produces the protein MEKLITRSQEFHELMEGLLNYSPYEACLRGDISRVLSSAAFEHAESIRGLLLIGNASSAASLLRLQYEYLVRAIWITHSAPDLIVEKLSAELNSENAKKANKLPMLSKMLEDLEKTGPKNAVDPLIEFKTYLWKELSSFVHGGFHLIHRHGDGYPDWLVETILRSSNNLNGMNGYFISIMTGDIPLSKSVHASFEDFMDCCIPKPKTQ, from the coding sequence ATGGAAAAACTAATTACTCGTTCTCAAGAATTCCATGAATTAATGGAAGGATTGTTAAATTATTCGCCTTATGAAGCTTGCCTTCGAGGAGACATTAGTAGAGTACTTAGTAGTGCGGCATTTGAACATGCCGAAAGCATTCGAGGGCTTTTGTTAATTGGCAACGCAAGTTCAGCAGCTTCGCTACTTAGATTACAGTATGAGTATTTAGTCAGAGCTATTTGGATTACCCATAGTGCTCCCGATTTAATCGTTGAAAAGCTGAGTGCTGAATTAAATTCAGAGAATGCAAAAAAAGCCAACAAATTACCAATGCTTTCAAAAATGTTAGAAGACCTTGAAAAAACAGGCCCCAAAAATGCTGTTGACCCTTTAATAGAATTTAAAACATATTTATGGAAAGAATTGAGTTCATTTGTGCATGGTGGCTTTCACCTTATTCATAGACACGGTGATGGGTATCCAGACTGGCTGGTAGAAACCATATTACGATCATCGAACAACCTTAATGGCATGAACGGTTATTTCATTTCAATTATGACTGGAGACATACCATTGTCTAAAAGTGTCCATGCTTCTTTTGAAGATTTCATGGATTGTTGCATACCAAAACCGAAAACCCAGTAA